Proteins from a genomic interval of Deltaproteobacteria bacterium:
- a CDS encoding glycosyltransferase family 4 protein, with translation MKGSRRANVLITAVQVPFTRGGAEVLVDGLKRELVKRDFCVDVVSLPFSAQPKELLLDQLFLWRSLQLGAFAGRKVDLVISTKFPSYLINHPNKVVWLVHQHRQLYDLYGSYFGDFSADPHDENLRRMLIEADLAALRECQRIFAISDNVGERVKRYLSLDSTTMMPPLPLGDRYRSDNADNYILSVGRICSIKRVDKLIKALPQIDSQLKAIIVGTSDEPSIDAYLKSEIDRHHLWERVQLMGRVSDEELLSLYSRAYAIYYAPYDEDYGFVTLESLASGKPVITACDSGGVLGFVSHEENGLVVEPTEESIAVGINRLWQDKELYNRLCNGARSFALQASWDDIIEQLTSTIV, from the coding sequence ATGAAAGGATCGCGACGCGCTAATGTTCTCATCACGGCGGTTCAGGTGCCGTTTACTCGTGGTGGTGCCGAGGTGTTGGTGGATGGACTTAAGCGCGAGCTAGTTAAGCGCGACTTTTGCGTCGATGTAGTGTCGCTTCCGTTTTCAGCGCAGCCGAAAGAGCTTCTTCTGGACCAGTTGTTTCTTTGGCGTAGCTTGCAATTAGGGGCGTTTGCAGGCAGGAAGGTCGATCTCGTTATATCGACCAAGTTTCCATCCTATTTAATCAATCATCCCAACAAGGTGGTGTGGCTCGTTCACCAACATCGCCAACTCTACGATCTTTATGGCTCTTATTTTGGGGATTTTTCGGCTGACCCGCACGATGAGAACCTGCGCCGGATGCTTATTGAGGCGGATTTGGCAGCTTTGCGCGAGTGTCAACGCATCTTTGCAATTTCTGACAACGTAGGCGAAAGAGTAAAGCGATACCTCAGTCTCGATTCTACAACCATGATGCCACCATTGCCACTAGGGGATCGTTACCGTTCGGACAATGCAGACAACTACATACTATCAGTGGGTAGGATTTGTAGTATTAAGCGTGTGGATAAGCTAATTAAGGCATTGCCGCAAATTGATAGTCAGTTAAAGGCAATAATTGTGGGTACCTCGGATGAGCCTTCTATTGACGCTTATCTTAAAAGTGAAATCGATAGACACCATCTATGGGAGAGGGTTCAGTTAATGGGAAGAGTGTCGGATGAGGAGTTGTTAAGCCTCTATTCGAGAGCGTATGCAATCTATTATGCGCCTTATGATGAAGATTATGGTTTTGTTACACTCGAATCTTTGGCCAGCGGAAAGCCGGTCATAACTGCCTGCGATAGCGGCGGGGTGCTCGGCTTCGTTTCACATGAAGAAAACGGATTGGTGGTCGAGCCCACCGAGGAATCAATAGCAGTTGGCATTAATAGACTGTGGCAGGATAAGGAGCTATATAATCGGCTATGTAATGGCGCTCGTAGCTTTGCCTTACAAGCGTCTTGGGACGATATAATTGAGCAGCTTACATCGACAATTGTCTAA